The following proteins are co-located in the Fusarium verticillioides 7600 chromosome 7, whole genome shotgun sequence genome:
- a CDS encoding hypothetical protein (At least one base has a quality score < 10): MSGGSRSRDGCFNCRRRKRRCDEEKPTCRRCQRAGDECIFPSPASASNPYKFIVAASDHYLVPSDDQNHSFLNLSPQELVAVCDSSEGRIVWAKESVPRSLSPFAFEPGRSVEKALVQYYVEVISRSRVYVDTSRNGFRTSVIPRMFMFQGPLFSAVLAMSAAEWAQNIVPDGRDYRALSMQYKVRALHELQHALPDSQGSEGNLLTCVLLASLEIAHGSCPTWLRHLQGALALLESFGNNIDPSVAEFALQYFRFRYILMETTQPTHQDSLHQAMAGLAKAEATLPHSRNLVDEQIGCSMDLVDIINEISSLSTHDISRDQLYTTGQDIEQQLEDLSFQGTDDYLLRSAESFRIAAQIYLRLVCYNTAITHPSILALHESLLSCLSDIIVEGQTRRSFPMWPLFLAGCACSSDEQRKVVLDHFMLMDSKWPISNISAVWNALRLIWHTRDLQASSTNQDWREIIHKFGWKLSLS, translated from the exons ATGTCAGGTGGCTCCCGGAGCCGAGACGGCTGCTTCAACTGTCGAAGACGAAAGCGAAGATGTGACGAGGAGAAACCAACCTGTCGACGGTGTCAGAGAGCAGGAGACGAGTGTATCTTTCCGAgtccagcttcagcatcgaATCCGTACAAGTTTATCGTCGCGGCTTCTGACCACTATCTGGTGCCGAGTGATGACCAGAACCATAGCTTTCTAAATCTCTCACCCCAGGAACTCGTTGCTGTCTGTGATTCTAGTGAAGGAAGGATTGTCTGGGCAAAGGAATCTGTTCCCCGCAGTTTATCACCGTTTGCTTTTGAGCCGGGACGGTCAGTTGAGAAAGCTCTCGTGCAGTACT ATGTCGAGGTCATTTCTAGGAGCAGAGTCTACGTGGATACAAGTCGGAATGGCTTCCGTACATCAGTCATTCCCCGAATGTTCATGTTCCAAGGCCCTTTGTTCTCCGCAGTCCTAGCCATGAGCGCAGCAGAATGGGCACAAAACATTGTCCCCGATGGAAGAGACTACCGCGCTTTATCAATGCAGTACAAGGTCCGAGCTCTCCATGAACTGCAGCACGCTCTTCCAGATTCCCAAGGCAGTGAGGGTAATCTTCTAACCTGTGTTCTCTTGGCATCTCTCGAAATCGCACATGGATCGTGTCCAACATGGCtccgtcatcttcaaggcgCACTCGCTCTACTTGAGAGTTTCGGAAACAATATCGACCCCAGCGTAGCCGAATTTGCACTCCAGTATTTCCGGTTCCGATATATTCTTATGGAGACTACGCAACCTACCCACCAGGACTCGTTACACCAAGCAATGGCTGGTTTGGCCAAAGCCGAGGCTACACTCCCGCATTCTCGAAATCTGGTTGATGAACAGATTGGTTGCTCCATGGATCTCGTCGACATAATCAACGAAATATCGTCACTGTCTACACATGACATTTCCAGGGATCAACTGTACACCACAGGTCAAGATATTGAACAGCAACTCGAAGACCTTTCTTTTCAGGGTACAGACGACTACCTCTTACGGAGCGCTGAGTCTTTCAGAATTGCGGCGCAAATCTACCTCCGCCTCGTATGCTACAACACAGCCATCACCCACCCATCCATCCTGGCCCTCCACGaatctcttctctcctgtCTTTCCGATATCATCGTTGAGGGACAGACTCGAAGATCATTTCCTATGTGGCCACTGTTCTTGGCAGGCTGTGCATGCTCATCAGACGAACAACGAAAGGTTGTGTTGGATCACTTCATGTTGATGGATAGTAAATGGCCGATTAGCAACATATCTGCTGTTTGGAATGCCCTCAGACTCATCTGGCATACACGAGATCTTCAGGCATCGAGTACAAACCAAGACTGGAGGGAGATTATTCACAAATTTGGATGGAAGCTCTCGTTGTCATGA